One part of the Bacteroidia bacterium genome encodes these proteins:
- a CDS encoding DUF2809 domain-containing protein encodes MSLSFNKKYFLAFCFLFLIEALIAAFLNDPFIRPYVGDFLAVILIYTFLKSFTSLSVKQAAFGTLIFSYLLEFSQALGLISWLGMEESLAAKLILGHAFSWGDMVAYTLGILLVLIVERKNSNL; translated from the coding sequence ATGTCCCTATCATTCAACAAGAAATATTTCCTTGCCTTTTGTTTCCTTTTCCTCATAGAAGCACTGATAGCCGCCTTTCTAAACGATCCTTTTATTCGCCCCTATGTAGGAGACTTTTTGGCCGTCATTCTCATTTATACCTTCTTAAAAAGCTTCACAAGCTTATCTGTTAAACAAGCCGCATTTGGCACGCTTATCTTCTCCTACTTGCTAGAATTCAGTCAAGCCCTCGGCCTGATTAGCTGGCTGGGAATGGAGGAAAGCCTGGCAGCCAAACTTATTCTTGGACATGCCTTCAGTTGGGGGGATATGGTGGCCTATACCCTGGGGATTCTTTTGGTTTTGATAGTAGAAAGGAAAAACTCAAATTTGTAA